From Aegilops tauschii subsp. strangulata cultivar AL8/78 chromosome 5, Aet v6.0, whole genome shotgun sequence:
AACTATCaaatacagatgtatatagacatattttaaagtgtagattcattcattttgctccgtatgtagtcgcttgttgaaatctctagaaagacgaatattTAGTAATGAAGGGAGTAATATAAAGTGGGGGAAACCTTTTTCGTAAAAATGTGGACGTATGTGGGGGATCGACACTTAAAATACAAGCCAACATTTCGATGGTTAATCAAAACCATGATGGCGGCTAGTGATTTTGCTCAGATTGCAGATCTGAGCGTCTGAAATGTGTCGGCCAGTgtggggtgcgtgagcttccccATCTCCTCGACGAACTTGTCCATGGTGGGGCCAGGCATGCAAACAGGCACCGCGATGCCCTCCTCGCCCATGTCGTTCCTGACAGCAATGAAGAAGCTGGCGACGCCTGGGATGGCGCCGACTCCGCCCTTCGCCGGCCCGGCATACACTGGCTTGCCCCACCCGAAGTCGAGGTCACGGATTCCGACCTTGGTCACGTCCGACACAAGGTAGGCGCGCGCCACCGCGAAGTGCGGCCGCCCGCGTCGTGCCATGAGCGCCGCCACGGAGCGGATGTACTCCACGTCCACCTCCCGCTTCGCCTTCATCACCAGCTCCACGGCGTAGCTCACAGGGTTGGCGAGCAAGTCGCCGGCGGTGGAGATGGCGACCGGGAAAGCGAAGGCGTTGCCATAGTAGCCGGCGGGGATGATAGTGTTGTTTCTGCCACGGATGTTGACGATGCAGATCATCCTCATCTCCTCGTCGGCGCGGGGGGCTAGAGCCACCGTGCGGCACCTCCACAGGCACCCGGTGAGGACCTCGAAGTTGGTAGCACCGCGACGGAGAGCCGGCGGGAGGTGGGAACGGATGGCGGAGATCTCCCGCCGCCCAATGAAGAAGGAGCGGTGCACCATGAAGTCGAAGGGGACGATGGCGCCGTTCATGTCCATCACCTCGTCGTACTCGCGGTGCGCGAAGCGCGGTGGGAGTAGTACATCATCGTCGAGCGGCGGCGCCCGCAGCAGCTGACGCGCCCATACCGGCCACACCGTCGGCTCCGGCGCACCACGAGCCAACTCCGCAATGGCACCCAGGAGCTGCACTATCCCTGCCCCGTCTGCCATCGTGTGTTGTATCCTCACAGCCATGACGAAGCCTCCGCACGCGAGCCGTGTCACCTGCATGCATGCACAAGGCTCAATAGTGTAGTACGTTTTATTAGCTGGTTTTTAGAAGTCTCCTTCTAATTAATACCAACGCGAATGGTGGATGTTCTAGTTTTTCCTTAATCAAATGTACTCCTTCACTCATTTGTAGTTCATATTAAAATATTCAAGACATCTTATATTTATTAACCGAGGTGTACTAGTGTaaattttcttttataaaccagtGCACTCTTTGTGTAAAGTCTCAAACAGATTTTTCAGTCACCTGGCTGTGACCCGAGATTTAGCGAAAAAAACGAAGGTTGACGGAAACATGCATATTACAGTACATATATACCTGGAAAAGCAGCAGCGGGGAGTCGAGGATGCCGGAGGAGCCGGGGACGTCGAAGAGGAGCTCGTCGAGGCACGGGAAGGGGGGGCCCAGGGCCGCGTCAAACTGGTCGAGGCGGACGTCGGAGTCAGCCTCGACGAACAGCACGCCCTCGCCGGTGCAGTCGACGGCGAGCTTGCGGCCCTCGAGCTCCCTCAGCCGCCCCGCGAACGGGTAGTAGTGGACGAGCGCCGCGGCGATGGCGCCCCGTATCACAAGCGCAGGGTCGTCGTCCTGGCCGTCGTGGCGCCGGAAGAAGTGGATGAGGGGAAGCTGGAAGCGGAGCCCCTCCTGGTCGTCGATGTCGGAGAGCCGCTTCAGCTCCCGTGGTGTCGGGGCCGCCGGTGGCACCAGCACCGCCGGGTTCCTCCTCACCGTGAACTGCAACGCTGACGAGCTGGCCATGGCTATGCACTTGTGAGTATGTATGAGGAGGAGGTAAGGTAGGAGCTAGGTGACGATAACACTTGTGTGATCGATCGGCTGCTgctatgtaggtatatatagctAACGTACGTACGTACCAAACAGCAGCATGCACTCAGAACATCCTGTGGTAAATCACAAAGCAGATTTATTTACAGTTTTGCTAAAATCGGGTCCCCGTTCTATGCATGTTGATCTACGCCTCTCTTTTTTTGCCTCTTGAGAAAACTCTACTACTAGTCAGATGGAGACATCTGCATCAAGTAGTTGAAAGGTATTTCCGCAAAAAGGAAACATATTTTAAAGCTCTACGAGAATGGACTTTTAGAGCTCGCTCCCCAGGTCATCGGCATGGTGGATCCGGCTGGATGACATGAGTGCTGGCGGTAGCCGGTGATTCTCTCGGTGAGAGGGCGGTCCATCCTGTGTAGGATGAGTAATCGGGTTATCCATCGGGCTTACCCATGGATGAAGTTGACGACCCATATCCTACCCATTCAGGTTGGGTGCCCATGGGCGCAGACACCCATGGGTTAGATTGCTGGGTTGACTCCTCGTCAAAAACACACGTTCTAGCTAGTTGAGAATGCCTAAATCAGATAACAGTGTCTGCCGTTCTCATGTTGAAACTGTTGGCTGGGTGCTCTGCTTGGAGGGTGGTAACCCCATGTCTTACATTTTGTTGGTTGAACGAGTCAATATCAGCACGTGAGTGAATGATGTTTTTTTTATCTTGAAGGTTTTGTGCTCCCCGCTGAGTTCTCTGCGTTTGCGTTGGTGGATTTTTGTACTAGGTTATAGGATAGTTGTACAAAATGGAGAACATAATTGTTGGCCGATATGTTTTGTATTGATGCATGTCATCTTACGCATTAAAAATATGGTTGCACGGATCCGATAATATAGAAGGAGGGAGGACACACATTATCTGTTTTCAATGGCTAAATCATACATGAAACTACATATTGTGGCTTATGAAATTTTGAGCTAGCCTTTTCTTTTTTGCCCGTTCTATGCATGTTGATTTAGGCCTCTATTTTTCCTTGAAAAAACTCCACTCCAACTAGTGGATGGGAACATCTCCATCAAGTAGTTGAAAGGTATTTTCCCCCAAAAAAGTAGTTTAAAGTTCTATGAGTATGGACTATTAGAGCTTGCTCCCTATATGTCATCGACATGGTGGATCCGAATAGATGGCATGAGTGGTAGCGGTAGCCGGTGATTCTCTTGACGAGAGGGCGGTCAATTCTAGCAAGGACATATAGATGCACAACATGAACATACAAGTACATGATGGTGGTCCCAATAGATAAAGATGGTGGATGGCGGTGTTGTAGTTTCGATGAGAAGGACACTTCTGATCCTCGTGAAAACCCACATTCTAGTCGATAATGGCTAAACACAATATAATGGTGTGTCATTCTCCTGTTAAAAGTGTTGGCTCAGTGTTCTGCTTTGAAGGTGATAACTCCAGATTTTACATTTTGTTGGTTGGATCAGTCAATATCAACACATGCGTGAACGGCTATTTTATTTTAATCTTGAAGGCACTGTCGTAGAGTATTGTGCTCTTCGCGGAGTTCCTTGATTCTAAGTGGGTGCATTTTGGTATTAGGTTATAGGATAGTCATACAAAATGCAGAACATAAGTGTAAGCCAATTTTTTTGTATTTATGCATGTCATTTTACGCGATAAAATTATGCTTCCGCAGGATGCCCTccttttaaaaataaataaataaatattagAATGCCATATGTAATGACAAGACTGAAGAAACGTTACTACACCTTTTTTGGGACTGCTCCTTTGCCAATGAATGCTGGTCTCAAATTGTAAACAATAGACAGAGGGGTACTTCTCAGTATGATGAAATTTGCCTTATAGCTGCAGCCCTCCCTTCTGAGATTGCCATCGACATAATTATAGCTAGTTGTTGGGCCATATGGCTGGTGAGAAATGATAAAATCTTCAAGGCAATCTCCATCCTTCCATCCAAGCTTGGAGACACCATCTTGCATTATCAGAGCAAAGCAAGGAAAAGCAAACAAGTTGAAGTCCTCGTCCGAACAGCACTTGTAATTTAGT
This genomic window contains:
- the LOC109755385 gene encoding benzyl alcohol O-benzoyltransferase; translated protein: MASSSALQFTVRRNPAVLVPPAAPTPRELKRLSDIDDQEGLRFQLPLIHFFRRHDGQDDDPALVIRGAIAAALVHYYPFAGRLRELEGRKLAVDCTGEGVLFVEADSDVRLDQFDAALGPPFPCLDELLFDVPGSSGILDSPLLLFQVTRLACGGFVMAVRIQHTMADGAGIVQLLGAIAELARGAPEPTVWPVWARQLLRAPPLDDDVLLPPRFAHREYDEVMDMNGAIVPFDFMVHRSFFIGRREISAIRSHLPPALRRGATNFEVLTGCLWRCRTVALAPRADEEMRMICIVNIRGRNNTIIPAGYYGNAFAFPVAISTAGDLLANPVSYAVELVMKAKREVDVEYIRSVAALMARRGRPHFAVARAYLVSDVTKVGIRDLDFGWGKPVYAGPAKGGVGAIPGVASFFIAVRNDMGEEGIAVPVCMPGPTMDKFVEEMGKLTHPTLADTFQTLRSAI